A single region of the Cucumis melo cultivar AY chromosome 3, USDA_Cmelo_AY_1.0, whole genome shotgun sequence genome encodes:
- the LOC103485464 gene encoding actin-related protein 2 isoform X2, with amino-acid sequence MDNRNVVVCDNGTGYVKCGFAGENFPTSVFPCVVGRPLLRYEESLIEQELKIDPKECKILLTDPPLNPSKNREKMVETMFEKYNFSGVFIQIQAVLTLYAQGLLTGLVIDSGDGVTHVVPVVDGYSFPHLTKRMNVAGRHITSYLVDLLSRRGYAMNRSADFETVREIKEKLCYISYDYKREYQLGLETTILVKNYTLPDGRVIKVGTERFQAPEALFTPELIDVEGDGMADMVFRCIQEMDIDNRMMLYQHIVLSGGSTMYPGLPSRLEKEILDRYLEVVLKGNRDGLKKLRLRIEDPPRRKHMVYLGGAVLAGIMKDAPEFWISREDYLEEGLGCLSKCGQA; translated from the exons ATGGATAATCGGAATGTTGTTGTCTGCGACAATGGCACTGGG TACGTAAAATGTGGATTTGCTGGGGAGAATTTTCCCACTTCTGTGTTTCCTTGTGTGGTTGGAAGGCCGCTGCTTCGCTATGAAGAATCACTCATCGAACAGGAGTTGAAG ATAGATCCAAAAGAATGTAAAATTTTGCTCACAGATCCACCTCTCAATCCTTCAAAGAACCGTGAAAAAATG GTTGAGACCATGTTTGAGAAGTACAACTTTTCTGGGGTCTTCATTCAAATCCAAGCAGTTTTAACTTTGTATGCTCAAG GTTTACTGACTGGGTTAGTCATCGACTCTGGTGATGGTGTCACTCATGTG GTTCCAGTTGTTGATGGTTACTCATTTCCTCATCTTACAAAAAGAATGAATGTAGCTGGGCGACACATTACTTCCTATCTTGTTGATTTACTCTCACGGAGAGg GTATGCTATGAATAGGTCTGCTGATTTTGAGACTGTTAGGGAAATTAAGGAGAAGTTATGCTATATAAG TTATGATTACAAGAGGGAATATCAACTGGGCCTTGAGACCACCATTCTTGTCAAGAACTACACT CTTCCAGATGGAAGAGTGATCAAAGTTGGCACTGAACGTTTTCAAGCTCCTGAAGCGCTCTTTACTCCA GAACTGATAGATGTAGAAGGGGATGGCATGGCAGATATGGTTTTTCGTTGCATACAAGAAATGGATATTGATAACCGGATGATG CTTTACCAGCATATCGTTTTAAGTGGTGGGAGCACAATGTATCCAGGATTACCTAGTCG TTTGGAGAAAGAAATACTTGACCGCTATCTCGAAGTCGTCTTGAAGGGAAACAGAGACGGTTTAAAG AAACTGAGACTGCGGATAGAGGATCCACCAAGAAGAAAGCACATGGTGTATCTGGGAGGTGCAGTCCTAGCAGGAATAATGAAG GATGCACCTGAATTTTGGATCAGCAGGGAAGATTATCTAGAAGAAGGTCTTGGTTGTCTAAGCAAATGTGGCCAGGCCTGA
- the LOC103485464 gene encoding actin-related protein 2 isoform X1 — protein MDNRNVVVCDNGTGYVKCGFAGENFPTSVFPCVVGRPLLRYEESLIEQELKDIVVGESCADLRHQLDITYPVHNGIVQNWDDMCHVWDHAFFNELKIDPKECKILLTDPPLNPSKNREKMVETMFEKYNFSGVFIQIQAVLTLYAQGLLTGLVIDSGDGVTHVVPVVDGYSFPHLTKRMNVAGRHITSYLVDLLSRRGYAMNRSADFETVREIKEKLCYISYDYKREYQLGLETTILVKNYTLPDGRVIKVGTERFQAPEALFTPELIDVEGDGMADMVFRCIQEMDIDNRMMLYQHIVLSGGSTMYPGLPSRLEKEILDRYLEVVLKGNRDGLKKLRLRIEDPPRRKHMVYLGGAVLAGIMKDAPEFWISREDYLEEGLGCLSKCGQA, from the exons ATGGATAATCGGAATGTTGTTGTCTGCGACAATGGCACTGGG TACGTAAAATGTGGATTTGCTGGGGAGAATTTTCCCACTTCTGTGTTTCCTTGTGTGGTTGGAAGGCCGCTGCTTCGCTATGAAGAATCACTCATCGAACAGGAGTTGAAG GATATTGTTGTTGGAGAAAGCTGTGCTGATTTGCGCCATCAGCTTGATATAACGTATCCTGTTCATAATGGTATCGTACAAAATTGGGATGATATGTGTCATGTGTGGGATCATGCATTTTTCAACGAACTCAAG ATAGATCCAAAAGAATGTAAAATTTTGCTCACAGATCCACCTCTCAATCCTTCAAAGAACCGTGAAAAAATG GTTGAGACCATGTTTGAGAAGTACAACTTTTCTGGGGTCTTCATTCAAATCCAAGCAGTTTTAACTTTGTATGCTCAAG GTTTACTGACTGGGTTAGTCATCGACTCTGGTGATGGTGTCACTCATGTG GTTCCAGTTGTTGATGGTTACTCATTTCCTCATCTTACAAAAAGAATGAATGTAGCTGGGCGACACATTACTTCCTATCTTGTTGATTTACTCTCACGGAGAGg GTATGCTATGAATAGGTCTGCTGATTTTGAGACTGTTAGGGAAATTAAGGAGAAGTTATGCTATATAAG TTATGATTACAAGAGGGAATATCAACTGGGCCTTGAGACCACCATTCTTGTCAAGAACTACACT CTTCCAGATGGAAGAGTGATCAAAGTTGGCACTGAACGTTTTCAAGCTCCTGAAGCGCTCTTTACTCCA GAACTGATAGATGTAGAAGGGGATGGCATGGCAGATATGGTTTTTCGTTGCATACAAGAAATGGATATTGATAACCGGATGATG CTTTACCAGCATATCGTTTTAAGTGGTGGGAGCACAATGTATCCAGGATTACCTAGTCG TTTGGAGAAAGAAATACTTGACCGCTATCTCGAAGTCGTCTTGAAGGGAAACAGAGACGGTTTAAAG AAACTGAGACTGCGGATAGAGGATCCACCAAGAAGAAAGCACATGGTGTATCTGGGAGGTGCAGTCCTAGCAGGAATAATGAAG GATGCACCTGAATTTTGGATCAGCAGGGAAGATTATCTAGAAGAAGGTCTTGGTTGTCTAAGCAAATGTGGCCAGGCCTGA